In one window of Nocardia brasiliensis DNA:
- a CDS encoding polysaccharide deacetylase family protein encodes MDNDLYDYSPIVDRAPIQWPGGARVAFYVGLNVEHYQVDRPATSIFPGTADLTPDPLNYGWRDYGPRVGFWRVAETLDRHRVRASALLNSDVVHRYPQLIQAGLDRDWAWLAHGKNNSIFQTELTVDAERAYLTEVVETIERGTGHRPRGWMGPALTETFHTPALLAELGLNYVLDWTNDDQPYPLHVPGMLSVPYTVELNDNSLFLAKGTSGPDFVRIVTDQLDQLYAESADSGRVLALALHPFVIGQAFRTKYLDQALEYVVNHPGVWTTTSDEIAAHYSSAAAIAEFRQDDDDQSDNRGPGRQQWWKQAKI; translated from the coding sequence ATGGACAACGACCTGTACGACTACAGCCCGATCGTCGACCGCGCGCCCATCCAGTGGCCCGGCGGCGCGCGCGTCGCCTTCTACGTCGGCCTCAATGTCGAGCACTACCAGGTGGATCGGCCCGCCACCAGCATCTTTCCCGGCACCGCCGACCTGACGCCGGATCCGTTGAACTACGGCTGGCGTGACTACGGGCCGCGGGTGGGCTTCTGGCGGGTCGCCGAGACGCTCGACCGGCACCGGGTCCGGGCCAGTGCGCTGCTCAATTCCGATGTGGTGCACCGCTATCCGCAGCTCATCCAGGCGGGCCTGGATCGTGACTGGGCCTGGCTGGCCCACGGTAAGAACAACTCGATCTTCCAGACCGAGCTGACCGTCGATGCCGAGCGTGCCTACCTCACCGAGGTGGTCGAGACCATCGAACGCGGCACCGGTCACCGCCCGCGCGGCTGGATGGGGCCCGCGCTCACCGAAACCTTTCACACGCCGGCGCTGCTCGCGGAGCTCGGGCTGAACTACGTGCTGGACTGGACCAACGACGATCAGCCCTATCCTTTGCATGTCCCCGGCATGCTCAGCGTCCCCTATACCGTTGAGCTGAACGACAACTCGCTGTTCCTGGCCAAGGGCACCAGCGGCCCCGACTTCGTGCGGATCGTCACCGACCAGCTCGATCAGCTCTACGCCGAGTCCGCCGACAGCGGCCGGGTGCTGGCGCTGGCGCTGCATCCCTTCGTCATCGGTCAGGCCTTCCGGACCAAGTATCTGGACCAGGCGCTCGAGTACGTGGTCAACCATCCCGGCGTGTGGACGACCACCAGCGACGAGATCGCCGCGCACTATTCGAGCGCGGCGGCCATTGCCGAATTCCGCCAGGATGATGACGATCAGTCGGACAACCGAGGCCCAGGGAGGCAGCAATGGTGGAAGCAGGCCAAGATCTAA
- a CDS encoding NAD(P)H-dependent flavin oxidoreductase, protein MLRTRFTETFGVEHPIVQGGMMWVGRAELVAAVANAGGLGFITALTQPTPDDLRREIARTRELTDKPFGVNVTILPSINPPPYAEYVQAIVESGVKIVETAGSNPEPFLPYYKDAGIKVLHKCTSVRHALKAQRIGVDGVSIDGFECAGHPGEDDVPGLILIPAAARVLDIPMIASGGFADASGLVAALALGADGINMGTRFLCTQESAVHQKVKEQIVAHTERDTQLIFRTMHNTARVADNEISRKVVEIEKAGGTFDDVRDLVAGARGRRVFEEGDLDAGIWSAGQVQGLINDIPTCAELITRIVTEAEGLITARLAETVVRA, encoded by the coding sequence ATGCTGCGGACCAGGTTCACCGAGACCTTCGGCGTGGAACACCCGATCGTGCAGGGCGGCATGATGTGGGTCGGCCGAGCCGAACTCGTCGCGGCCGTCGCCAACGCGGGCGGGCTCGGGTTCATCACCGCCCTCACCCAGCCCACCCCGGATGATCTGCGCCGCGAGATCGCGCGGACCCGGGAGCTGACCGACAAGCCGTTCGGCGTGAACGTCACCATCCTGCCGTCGATCAACCCGCCACCGTACGCGGAGTACGTGCAGGCGATCGTGGAGAGCGGCGTCAAGATCGTCGAGACCGCGGGCAGCAACCCCGAGCCCTTCCTGCCCTACTACAAGGACGCGGGCATCAAGGTGCTGCACAAGTGCACCAGCGTGCGGCACGCGCTCAAGGCGCAGCGGATCGGCGTCGACGGCGTCAGTATCGACGGTTTCGAATGCGCCGGCCACCCCGGTGAGGACGACGTCCCCGGTCTGATCCTGATCCCGGCCGCCGCCCGGGTGCTCGACATCCCGATGATCGCCTCGGGCGGTTTCGCCGATGCCAGCGGTCTCGTCGCCGCGCTCGCGCTCGGCGCCGACGGCATCAACATGGGCACCCGCTTCCTGTGCACCCAGGAATCCGCCGTGCACCAGAAGGTCAAGGAACAGATCGTCGCGCACACCGAGCGCGACACCCAGCTGATCTTCCGCACCATGCACAACACCGCCCGCGTCGCGGACAACGAGATCAGCCGCAAGGTGGTCGAGATCGAAAAGGCGGGCGGCACGTTCGACGACGTCCGCGATCTGGTCGCGGGCGCGCGCGGTCGCCGGGTCTTCGAAGAGGGCGACCTGGACGCGGGCATCTGGAGTGCCGGACAGGTGCAGGGCCTGATCAACGACATCCCCACCTGCGCCGAGCTCATCACCCGGATCGTCACCGAGGCCGAAGGGCTGATCACCGCCCGGCTCGCCGAGACCGTCGTGCGCGCTTGA
- a CDS encoding lysylphosphatidylglycerol synthase transmembrane domain-containing protein: MRVDGREIPVTGNLLQPMVRRTSDIIRVVLAALWVAIVVAASVITRPEWLALERSVSNIVGFLNPDQSNLVYLVYGTAILALPFAILIELIIGRQWKLLAGYAAAGLTAGLLLSITGTGLSAPKWHLQVPDRLDTFLSQFLDDPRWIAMLAAVLTVSSPWLPNRPRRYLWFLLLAFAPIHLVVSTVVPARAMFGLAVGWLVGAVIVLVVGTPALEVPLDAAVRVLAGRGHTVTGFTVVHPAGRGPLVLAAAIDGPERELVVEMYGKNQRSFGALRQLWRWLTFRASETAAMHGSMHRAVEHRALLAIAVDELGLASSTPVAVAALDRGWMLHAHTVPKGEPITELSAEQLPGVWKGLDALHRGQIAHGDLRPTEIRIQDGTTLFGGFSSSEFGASAKQQQSDIAQLLVSTTALFGKEAAVRTALDSLGRQSVLTAASRLTKSAMPAGLRKSVPDWKDALSAAREEVRKQTGQDRIEAEQITRFTRNQIIQLVLLIGLVYVAYPFISAVPTFFTQLKTANWWWALLGLAVSCLTYVGAAAALWACASGAVSFRNLVIMQIANTFAATTTPARVGGLALSVRFLTKGGVGAVRATAAVALQQAVQVITHVSLLVVFSIAAGTSADLSHFVPDATVLYLIAGVGVGIIGTFMFVPQLRRWLNNSVRPQLQEVLGELAELARDPKRFSVIILGCAAITLGMAGALWASVEAFGGGTTFVTVTIVTMIGGTLASAAPTPGGVGAVEAALIGGLGTFDVPLEVAVPSVLLYRVLTCWLPVLCGWFTMRWMTAKDML, encoded by the coding sequence ATGCGAGTGGACGGGCGGGAAATCCCGGTCACCGGCAACCTGCTACAGCCGATGGTCCGGCGGACCAGCGACATCATCCGGGTTGTGCTCGCGGCGCTGTGGGTGGCGATCGTCGTCGCGGCCTCGGTGATCACCCGCCCGGAATGGCTCGCGCTGGAACGCTCGGTCTCCAATATCGTCGGCTTCCTCAACCCCGACCAATCCAACCTGGTCTATCTCGTCTACGGCACGGCCATTCTGGCGCTGCCCTTCGCCATCCTGATCGAGTTGATCATCGGCAGGCAGTGGAAGCTGCTGGCCGGTTACGCCGCGGCGGGCCTGACCGCCGGGCTGCTGCTGTCGATCACCGGCACCGGCCTCTCGGCGCCGAAATGGCATCTGCAGGTGCCCGATCGGCTCGACACCTTCCTCTCCCAGTTCCTCGACGACCCGCGCTGGATCGCGATGCTCGCGGCCGTGCTGACGGTGTCGAGCCCGTGGTTGCCCAACCGCCCGCGCCGGTACCTGTGGTTCCTGCTGCTCGCGTTCGCGCCGATTCACCTGGTGGTCAGCACGGTCGTGCCGGCCCGCGCGATGTTCGGGCTCGCGGTCGGCTGGCTGGTCGGCGCGGTCATCGTGCTCGTGGTCGGCACACCGGCGCTGGAGGTGCCACTCGACGCCGCGGTGCGGGTGCTGGCCGGGCGCGGGCACACCGTCACCGGATTCACCGTGGTGCATCCGGCCGGGCGCGGCCCACTGGTGCTTGCCGCCGCGATCGACGGGCCCGAACGCGAACTCGTCGTCGAGATGTACGGCAAGAACCAGCGCAGCTTCGGCGCGCTGCGCCAACTCTGGCGCTGGCTCACCTTCCGGGCCAGCGAAACCGCGGCGATGCACGGCTCCATGCATCGCGCCGTCGAGCATCGCGCGCTGCTGGCGATCGCGGTCGACGAACTCGGATTGGCCAGCAGCACACCGGTCGCCGTCGCGGCCCTGGACCGCGGCTGGATGCTGCACGCGCACACCGTGCCCAAGGGCGAGCCGATCACCGAGCTGTCCGCCGAGCAGCTGCCCGGCGTGTGGAAGGGCCTCGACGCGCTGCACCGCGGCCAGATCGCGCACGGCGACCTGCGGCCGACCGAGATCCGAATCCAGGACGGCACCACCCTCTTCGGCGGATTCTCCAGCTCCGAATTCGGCGCATCGGCCAAACAGCAGCAGTCCGATATCGCCCAGCTGCTGGTGTCGACCACCGCGCTCTTCGGCAAGGAAGCCGCGGTACGCACCGCGCTGGACTCGCTCGGCAGGCAGTCGGTGCTCACGGCGGCGAGCAGGCTCACCAAGTCGGCGATGCCCGCCGGGCTGCGAAAGTCGGTGCCGGACTGGAAGGACGCGCTGTCGGCCGCGCGCGAGGAGGTGCGCAAGCAGACCGGACAGGACCGGATCGAGGCCGAGCAGATCACCAGGTTCACCCGCAATCAGATCATCCAGCTGGTGCTGTTGATCGGACTGGTGTACGTCGCTTATCCGTTCATCAGCGCGGTACCGACCTTCTTCACCCAGCTGAAGACCGCCAACTGGTGGTGGGCGCTGCTCGGGCTCGCCGTATCGTGCCTGACGTATGTCGGTGCGGCCGCGGCACTGTGGGCCTGTGCCTCGGGCGCGGTGAGCTTCCGGAACCTGGTGATCATGCAGATCGCCAACACCTTCGCCGCGACCACCACGCCGGCCAGGGTCGGCGGGCTCGCGCTCAGTGTGCGCTTTCTGACCAAGGGCGGAGTCGGCGCGGTGCGCGCCACCGCAGCGGTGGCGCTGCAGCAGGCGGTGCAGGTGATCACGCACGTGAGCCTGCTGGTGGTGTTCAGCATCGCGGCGGGCACGTCGGCGGACCTGTCGCACTTCGTACCGGACGCCACGGTGCTGTACCTGATCGCCGGTGTCGGCGTCGGCATCATCGGCACGTTCATGTTCGTGCCGCAATTGCGGCGCTGGCTGAACAATTCGGTGCGCCCGCAATTGCAGGAGGTGCTCGGCGAACTCGCCGAACTGGCGCGCGATCCCAAGCGCTTCTCGGTGATCATCCTCGGCTGTGCCGCGATCACGCTCGGCATGGCGGGCGCGCTGTGGGCCAGCGTGGAGGCCTTCGGCGGCGGCACCACCTTCGTCACCGTCACCATCGTCACGATGATCGGCGGCACCCTCGCCTCCGCCGCGCCGACCCCGGGCGGGGTCGGCGCGGTCGAGGCCGCGCTCATCGGCGGTCTCGGCACCTTCGATGTGCCGCTGGAGGTCGCGGTCCCGTCGGTCCTGCTCTACCGGGTGCTGACCTGCTGGCTGCCGGTGCTCTGCGGCTGGTTCACCATGCGCTGGATGACCGCGAAAGACATGCTCTGA
- a CDS encoding acyl carrier protein, producing MTLTSAAVTAVAELLGVDATTVATDAPFADLGLNSTQLARLTALLEDAAGVEVSLATIYDHPDIDRLVEYLALR from the coding sequence GTGACGCTCACCTCCGCGGCGGTCACGGCGGTGGCCGAACTGCTCGGTGTGGACGCGACCACCGTCGCCACCGACGCACCGTTCGCCGACCTCGGCTTGAACTCCACCCAACTGGCCCGGCTGACGGCGCTTTTAGAGGACGCCGCGGGGGTCGAGGTCTCGCTCGCGACGATCTACGACCACCCGGACATCGATCGACTGGTCGAGTATCTCGCGCTGCGATGA
- a CDS encoding cysteine hydrolase — translation MAIPRIRAAVLALHWQVNVIEPAGFFGPMLAGPVAASGVVERAVRFHEAAAAQDIPVLFTRFTIPVGEGQLVRNTGFMRSVGAAQTEFRPNSPGSQIIPEMAGQPSAVFDNQKLSGLAGSTLPHWCAARGIDTLFLTGVATNLTVEQTARHATDLGFTVHPVADCVAAADPAAHEASLADLELTTAGTLSAARVLALLTRR, via the coding sequence ATGGCGATTCCTCGTATCCGTGCGGCCGTCCTCGCACTGCACTGGCAGGTGAACGTGATCGAGCCCGCGGGTTTCTTCGGGCCGATGCTCGCCGGACCGGTGGCCGCGAGCGGCGTCGTCGAGCGCGCCGTGCGATTCCACGAAGCGGCTGCCGCACAGGATATTCCGGTGCTGTTCACCCGTTTCACCATCCCCGTCGGCGAGGGGCAGCTGGTGCGCAACACCGGGTTCATGCGCTCGGTCGGTGCGGCGCAGACCGAATTCCGGCCGAATTCGCCTGGTAGCCAGATCATCCCGGAGATGGCGGGACAGCCGTCCGCGGTGTTCGACAATCAGAAGCTGTCCGGCCTGGCGGGCAGCACGCTGCCCCATTGGTGTGCCGCGCGCGGTATCGACACCCTGTTCCTCACCGGCGTCGCGACCAACCTGACCGTGGAGCAGACCGCACGGCACGCCACCGACCTGGGCTTCACCGTGCATCCCGTGGCCGACTGCGTTGCCGCGGCCGACCCCGCGGCGCACGAGGCGTCGCTGGCCGACCTCGAACTGACCACGGCGGGTACGCTCAGCGCGGCGCGGGTGCTGGCACTGCTCACGCGGCGCTGA
- a CDS encoding KR domain-containing protein, whose amino-acid sequence MTAAGVSIVGIGCRISGTTSADEYWRTPRDRTPVSTDPAPFDHAWFGLSERERASVDQPQRLAMTVAVEALDDAGIGYLAPGSGAAVLFGASAGTADRLSAALELHGPSLTLDGARSSFPTALGLAVRLLDDATVPFAVVGAVAPNPPAPNDIPADGARDTAEQCAVFVLQRTADAAQDGNRQYAQIVEVAFGSNGHPAGQPQQTPAAPPSATSIGALVEAVLGVYHRDAAVEPDPTAESALVRVSVRADGSTYADVVLRRAEATTTARGCQPPVLIPVTGRDNAELRAQAQRFALHLERAAGGDAPGSPALVREFAAATARLIPERARAVVLAQDHDDAMTQLRALAHGEASTAVFGPTSLRRPGGLLFLFSGRGAQHHSMGRALAARHRIFAAALAETAEAIVAAGGPRPWTPKHGFALTAGGGADAAYASGLVAAALFTFQVAVAKLLAAWGVRPDAVAGHGLGELAAAAVSGALSLTDAALIVVRHSTLPAPTGAAAALLSASQADAVKLVEPLRGQVRIAAVDGPRSVLVTGSARYIETVIRRAKRRNMFARRLTAGTSPFGQSGSVPAGFLDALAQVRPAAPHTPMYSTVRNGAVLTGPSTDARYWAENASGTVQLAAALAHAAVDGMTTVVEIAPQPVLLSAVRAYPDFRDAAYPVATSTDEAGEFLACLARLHLDGRPIDWSAQGPFVAPPRRIWRRSRALPAARGTESAPPADDLVVHGTPAVPASYWLWSLFRHAGSGTTVLTDFAVHEPADPALLSLVGYHGVDGEGSLRAEVTDGGALASARPVGDPTPADIVAWMRVVDANRAGRHRMRAVAPAAFYDELRCRRVAYGPRLRVLRGIALGPEQAIGLFDAAELHSPTTIEGCLQLLAATGYADAPAEAIALPIGIESAWLSAEPRRTVLEAHAFLHTRTATALLGDVIGTDQHGVPCLALSGVRIHLAAPDAAAPMTSTPQPVERPFSFRQETWAPGELPDLVQDPLVVRALVIGDSELAVRLATALEAVAPTDRVPHASLPQVASALDRDSRGGHTAFVLVCAELVSTTAEFEQSTATGEIAAAVGGALLLLQQLLATQAPGPVSIVLPAQAEPATETTRLGELATALGIAGLVRSLQHECARTVRLVWADAADAATLGRLVVAGAADLPTELRVSADTLRLRRFAHARRRTLPATVDIGGTYVVTGGLGALGSIAVRWLLDAGARDVVVLTRSPRPVPALLDGWEDRIVVVRCDAADRGDLANALNDIRACGSTIRGVVHAAADGTDAAFDAVTIAQLTRMFAPKLQAARNLIELTAADPTDFVLLCSATSSALGAAGHAADAAANAAMDALAASCPGRGVLSIGWDRSTADGDDAALSRTGAARRGAGLLTQVLRYSDTYLLTLDEVAPEPVGEAP is encoded by the coding sequence ATGACGGCCGCGGGCGTATCGATCGTCGGCATCGGCTGCCGGATTTCCGGTACCACCAGCGCCGACGAATACTGGCGCACGCCGCGCGACCGGACACCGGTCAGCACCGATCCGGCCCCGTTCGACCACGCGTGGTTCGGCCTGTCCGAGCGCGAGCGCGCGAGCGTGGACCAGCCGCAGCGCCTGGCCATGACGGTGGCCGTAGAGGCGCTCGACGATGCCGGAATCGGTTACCTGGCACCGGGTTCCGGTGCGGCGGTGCTGTTCGGCGCGAGCGCGGGGACCGCGGATCGGCTCTCCGCCGCGCTGGAACTGCACGGGCCGAGCCTGACCCTCGACGGCGCGCGATCGTCGTTCCCGACCGCGCTCGGCCTGGCCGTGCGACTGCTCGACGACGCGACGGTGCCGTTCGCCGTCGTGGGTGCCGTCGCGCCGAACCCGCCCGCCCCCAACGACATTCCCGCGGACGGCGCCCGCGACACGGCCGAGCAGTGCGCGGTGTTCGTCCTGCAGCGCACCGCGGACGCGGCCCAGGACGGCAATCGGCAGTACGCGCAGATCGTCGAGGTGGCCTTCGGTTCGAACGGACACCCCGCCGGCCAGCCGCAGCAGACGCCCGCCGCGCCACCGTCGGCCACGAGCATCGGTGCGTTGGTCGAGGCGGTGCTCGGGGTCTACCACCGCGATGCGGCGGTCGAGCCCGACCCGACCGCCGAATCGGCGCTGGTCCGGGTGAGCGTCCGCGCGGACGGAAGCACCTACGCCGACGTGGTGCTGCGGCGTGCCGAGGCGACGACCACGGCGCGAGGCTGCCAGCCGCCGGTCCTGATCCCGGTGACCGGCCGGGACAATGCCGAACTCCGGGCGCAGGCCCAGCGTTTCGCGCTGCATCTCGAACGCGCGGCGGGTGGCGATGCACCGGGCTCACCCGCTCTCGTGCGTGAGTTCGCCGCGGCCACCGCGCGATTGATCCCAGAGCGGGCACGCGCGGTGGTGCTCGCGCAGGACCACGACGACGCGATGACGCAGCTGCGGGCGCTGGCGCACGGCGAGGCCAGCACCGCGGTGTTCGGCCCGACCTCGCTGCGGCGTCCGGGCGGACTGCTGTTCCTGTTCTCCGGGCGCGGCGCACAGCATCACTCGATGGGCCGCGCGCTCGCCGCCCGGCACCGGATCTTCGCGGCGGCGCTGGCCGAGACCGCCGAGGCGATCGTTGCGGCGGGCGGCCCACGCCCCTGGACACCGAAGCACGGCTTCGCACTCACCGCGGGCGGCGGCGCCGACGCCGCGTACGCGAGCGGGCTGGTCGCGGCCGCGCTGTTCACCTTCCAGGTGGCGGTGGCGAAATTGCTGGCAGCCTGGGGTGTTCGGCCCGATGCCGTCGCCGGGCACGGGCTCGGCGAGCTCGCGGCCGCCGCGGTCAGCGGCGCGCTCTCCCTCACCGATGCCGCGCTGATCGTGGTGCGGCACAGCACATTGCCCGCGCCGACCGGTGCCGCGGCGGCATTGCTGAGCGCCTCCCAGGCCGACGCGGTGAAGCTGGTCGAGCCGCTGCGCGGTCAGGTCCGGATCGCGGCGGTGGACGGTCCGCGCTCGGTGCTCGTCACCGGGAGCGCCCGCTATATCGAGACGGTGATCCGGCGGGCCAAGCGCCGCAACATGTTCGCGCGCCGGCTCACCGCCGGCACCAGCCCGTTCGGCCAGAGCGGCAGTGTGCCCGCGGGTTTCCTCGACGCGCTCGCGCAGGTGCGTCCAGCCGCGCCGCACACGCCCATGTACTCGACGGTCCGCAACGGCGCGGTGCTGACCGGGCCGAGCACCGACGCACGGTACTGGGCCGAGAACGCCTCGGGCACCGTGCAGCTTGCGGCCGCGCTGGCACACGCGGCGGTGGACGGCATGACCACGGTGGTGGAGATCGCCCCGCAGCCCGTGCTGCTTTCCGCGGTCCGGGCGTACCCCGACTTCCGGGACGCGGCGTACCCGGTGGCGACCAGCACCGACGAAGCCGGCGAGTTCCTCGCCTGCCTGGCGCGGCTGCATCTGGACGGACGGCCGATCGACTGGTCCGCGCAGGGCCCGTTCGTCGCGCCGCCGCGCCGGATCTGGCGCAGGTCGCGCGCGCTGCCCGCAGCGCGCGGCACCGAATCGGCGCCGCCCGCCGACGATCTCGTGGTCCACGGAACACCCGCCGTGCCTGCGTCCTACTGGCTGTGGTCCCTATTTCGGCACGCGGGCTCTGGCACCACAGTACTGACCGACTTCGCGGTGCACGAACCGGCCGATCCGGCGCTGCTCTCGCTCGTCGGCTACCACGGCGTCGACGGCGAGGGGAGTCTGCGGGCGGAGGTCACCGACGGCGGAGCGCTGGCTTCGGCCCGGCCGGTCGGTGACCCCACACCCGCGGATATCGTCGCATGGATGCGGGTGGTCGATGCGAACCGGGCCGGGCGACACCGGATGCGGGCCGTCGCGCCCGCCGCCTTCTATGACGAACTACGGTGCAGGCGGGTGGCCTACGGACCGCGACTGCGCGTGCTGCGCGGCATCGCGCTCGGGCCGGAGCAGGCCATCGGGCTGTTCGACGCCGCCGAATTGCACAGCCCCACAACGATCGAGGGGTGCCTGCAGCTGCTCGCCGCGACCGGGTACGCGGACGCACCCGCCGAGGCCATCGCGCTGCCGATCGGCATCGAGTCGGCCTGGCTGTCCGCCGAGCCACGCCGGACCGTGTTGGAGGCGCACGCGTTCCTGCACACCCGGACCGCGACCGCGCTGCTCGGCGACGTGATCGGCACCGACCAGCACGGCGTTCCGTGCCTGGCGCTCTCCGGCGTCCGGATCCACCTCGCGGCACCGGATGCCGCGGCGCCCATGACGAGTACGCCGCAGCCCGTCGAGCGCCCGTTCTCGTTTCGGCAGGAAACATGGGCGCCCGGCGAACTCCCCGATCTGGTCCAGGACCCACTTGTCGTGCGTGCCTTGGTCATCGGCGACTCGGAACTGGCCGTCCGGCTGGCCACCGCGCTCGAGGCTGTGGCGCCGACCGACCGCGTACCGCACGCCTCGTTGCCGCAGGTAGCGTCCGCGCTCGACCGGGATTCCCGCGGTGGGCACACGGCATTCGTGCTGGTGTGCGCCGAACTCGTCTCGACCACAGCCGAATTCGAGCAGTCCACGGCGACCGGCGAGATCGCGGCGGCGGTCGGAGGTGCGCTCTTACTGCTCCAACAGCTGCTCGCCACGCAGGCACCCGGACCCGTGTCGATCGTGCTGCCCGCACAGGCCGAACCGGCTACGGAGACAACGCGGCTCGGCGAACTCGCGACCGCGCTCGGGATCGCGGGCCTGGTGCGATCACTGCAACACGAGTGCGCCCGGACGGTGCGGCTGGTGTGGGCCGATGCCGCGGACGCGGCGACGCTGGGCAGGCTGGTCGTCGCGGGTGCGGCCGACCTGCCGACCGAGTTGCGGGTGTCCGCGGACACTTTGCGCCTGCGCCGGTTCGCGCATGCCCGCCGCCGCACGCTGCCCGCCACCGTGGACATCGGCGGAACCTATGTGGTCACCGGCGGCCTCGGCGCGCTCGGCTCGATCGCCGTGCGCTGGCTGCTCGATGCCGGGGCCCGCGATGTCGTGGTACTCACCAGGTCGCCGCGCCCCGTCCCCGCGCTGCTCGACGGATGGGAGGATCGGATCGTGGTCGTACGCTGCGACGCCGCCGATCGCGGCGATCTCGCCAACGCGCTCAACGACATCCGGGCCTGCGGTTCCACCATCCGCGGCGTGGTGCACGCGGCCGCCGACGGCACCGACGCGGCGTTCGACGCCGTCACCATCGCCCAGCTCACCAGGATGTTCGCGCCGAAACTGCAGGCGGCGCGCAACCTGATCGAGCTCACCGCCGCCGACCCGACGGACTTCGTCCTGCTGTGCTCGGCCACCAGCAGCGCGCTCGGCGCGGCCGGGCACGCCGCGGACGCGGCCGCCAACGCGGCGATGGACGCCCTGGCCGCGAGTTGCCCCGGGCGCGGGGTGCTCAGCATCGGCTGGGACCGGTCGACGGCCGACGGCGACGATGCCGCGCTGTCGCGCACCGGCGCCGCCCGGCGCGGCGCGGGCCTGCTCACGCAGGTACTGCGCTACAGCGACACCTACCTCCTCACCCTCGACGAGGTCGCACCGGAACCGGTCGGTGAGGCCCCGTGA
- the fadD5 gene encoding fatty-acid--CoA ligase FadD5 encodes MTTGAHGGSTAAESAGPVGTALDEPLRSRRNHWNNQVAGHARMRPDAVALRFRGVDTTWRQLHERSLKFADALARRGVGFGDRVLILALNYPEYIEAVFGINALGAIAVPVNFRLTPPEVAYIVSDSGAKAIVTDTLLQPLATAVRDGSDTLETCFVIGGASADGVLGFEDVLAEQGAPHTPLDIPEDTPALIMYTSGTTGSPKGAILSYANMNAQAFTVIRALAATPDSIAFCTSPLFHIAGLGSLSANFVLGAKTVLHPLGAFDATEFLDAVEREQATGAFCVPAQWQAICAEPTVRERKLALESLSWGAAPASDSVLRAMADCFPNAFNVAVFGQTEMSPITCVLEGKDALRKLGSVGKPIPTIQARIVDDEMNDVAPGEIGEIVYRGPTLMQGYWNKPEATAEAFAGGWFHSGDLVRQDEEGFIWVVDRKKDMIISGGENIYCAEVENVLFGHPKIREAAVIGRAHEKWGEVPVAVVALDNPDDELTLDELTAFLNENLARYKHPKDLVVVAELPRNASGKVVKVQLRKEYSS; translated from the coding sequence ATGACCACCGGTGCGCATGGGGGATCGACGGCGGCGGAGTCGGCGGGGCCGGTGGGCACCGCGCTCGACGAGCCGCTCCGCTCGCGGCGCAATCACTGGAACAACCAGGTCGCCGGGCACGCGCGGATGCGACCCGACGCGGTCGCCCTGCGCTTCCGCGGTGTGGACACCACCTGGCGGCAGTTGCACGAGCGCTCGCTGAAGTTCGCCGACGCGCTCGCCCGCCGCGGGGTCGGCTTCGGCGACCGGGTGCTGATCCTGGCGTTGAACTATCCCGAGTACATCGAGGCGGTGTTCGGCATCAACGCGCTCGGCGCGATCGCCGTCCCGGTCAACTTCCGCCTCACCCCGCCCGAGGTCGCCTACATCGTCAGCGACAGCGGCGCGAAGGCGATCGTCACCGACACCCTGCTGCAACCGCTGGCCACCGCGGTACGCGACGGATCCGACACGCTGGAAACGTGTTTCGTGATCGGCGGCGCCAGCGCCGACGGCGTACTCGGGTTCGAGGACGTGCTCGCCGAGCAGGGGGCGCCGCACACCCCGCTCGACATCCCCGAGGACACTCCGGCGCTGATCATGTACACCTCGGGCACCACCGGCAGTCCCAAGGGCGCGATCCTGTCCTACGCGAACATGAACGCACAGGCGTTCACCGTCATCCGGGCGCTGGCGGCCACCCCGGATTCGATCGCCTTCTGCACCTCGCCGCTGTTCCACATCGCCGGACTCGGCAGTCTCTCGGCCAATTTCGTGCTCGGCGCGAAGACCGTGCTGCATCCGCTCGGCGCCTTCGACGCCACCGAATTCCTCGACGCCGTCGAACGCGAACAGGCGACCGGCGCGTTCTGCGTGCCTGCGCAGTGGCAGGCCATTTGTGCCGAACCCACTGTGCGCGAACGCAAGCTGGCGCTGGAGTCGCTCAGCTGGGGCGCCGCCCCCGCCTCGGACTCGGTGCTGCGGGCGATGGCGGACTGCTTCCCGAACGCGTTCAACGTCGCGGTGTTCGGGCAGACCGAGATGTCGCCCATCACCTGCGTGCTGGAGGGCAAGGACGCACTGCGCAAGCTCGGTTCGGTCGGCAAGCCCATCCCGACCATTCAGGCCCGCATCGTCGACGACGAGATGAACGACGTCGCGCCCGGCGAGATCGGCGAGATCGTCTATCGCGGACCGACACTCATGCAGGGCTACTGGAACAAGCCAGAGGCCACGGCCGAGGCGTTCGCCGGCGGCTGGTTCCACTCCGGCGACCTGGTCCGCCAGGACGAGGAGGGCTTCATCTGGGTGGTCGACCGCAAGAAGGACATGATCATCTCCGGCGGCGAGAACATCTACTGCGCCGAGGTGGAGAACGTGCTCTTCGGCCACCCCAAGATTCGCGAGGCCGCGGTGATCGGCCGGGCACACGAGAAGTGGGGCGAGGTGCCGGTCGCGGTCGTCGCGCTCGACAACCCCGACGACGAGCTCACCCTCGACGAGCTCACGGCGTTCCTCAACGAGAACCTCGCGCGCTACAAGCACCCCAAGGATCTGGTCGTCGTCGCGGAGCTGCCCCGCAACGCCAGCGGCAAAGTCGTGAAAGTGCAACTGCGCAAGGAATATTCATCCTGA